The Anomalospiza imberbis isolate Cuckoo-Finch-1a 21T00152 chromosome 13, ASM3175350v1, whole genome shotgun sequence genome includes the window CCACAGCAGCAGTTACCTACAGGAGATACACAGAGGAACGCTGTGCTGGAAGGGGAGGGCTCTGTGGCTCTTCATCTGCAAAAATGCCTGCACACCCAGCCTGCTGTCTCCTACATTCCCAAGAATATCCATAAAAAGAGGTGGTGGCTGGATGAGCTGTCTGCAAACTCCTGTGCAAGCCATACCTTCAGTTTCCTGTACCTGATGGGAGATTAGATAGACACTCACTCCTCCACTTTGTGTACTTTGCAAACATCAGCCCTCTCTCCACAGTTCACTGTTTCCTCACATTGCTTACCACTCTGGAAATGTTAATAAAAACCTTGATAACATTTCCTACAGGAAGCCTGACTGCAGTGCAGTTCGGTGTGCTGGATATATCTGCAGTATAAATATTCAGAATGCACTCAGTAGAGTGCTCTGCTTGTCAGAGAGAAGCAACACCTCTGTACTGTACATTAAGATACAGTTACAAATAGAGAATTCTGTACATCATCAGCTCTTCATAGGGATTTCTTTTGTAATGGAATGGAAAAACCACACCAACTACTgcttttaaagtttaaaattagAAACATATTTTCCATTGAATAAAGAGAGCAGACTAAGACGCAAGTGGCGAATACATTCGATTTCACATCATCCTAACAATTCTATGGTAGCTTGCCTAGTTTGTACGTAGAAACTGGAAAACAGAGAACCTAGCATTTCTAAAATAGCTCATTTCTAAATTCTGATGTGAgccaacaacagcaaaagtgtAATTCAGTGCACAAGTGGAAAGGTTAGGCAACGACAGGCCACAACTGCTGCCATAACAACCCTAAAACCCAGATTTGTTTCTACAAAAAAAGCAAGGCAACCCTCACTGCAGAACATTTACTCACTGTACAAACAGGATTGCCCTCACTCAGTAGCATGTGCcaagcatattttaaatatcaaCTAACCACTTTATTgcaaattttcccttttaaaatcttattaGTTACAACATAATTGGTATCAGAAAGCTCTCCATATATTAAAATGGTTGTTAAAATAATCTGGTCACATTCTTTTTATGTATAATATTAATTTCTCTACACAACTTATATCTCAACAGACATAAAAACTTCCCTGACTTTTTTGTACAATGACAAAATGTCATTGTACAAACATGAATACAGCATTTTCTACAGGACACGGATACTATTTATCTAAAACCAAAGCTGGAATTTCCTCATCCAGCACCCAAAAGAAATTTTAGACAAAGAACTTACTGAAGACAGACgtgaaaaaacaaaactagaaAGCTGAAATAATAAAGGATatatggaaaagacctctaataTATGTATCTCTTCTGTTATTCTACAAATACTCACACATATGTGTCTTAAGCAAAAACTCAAAACATGAACTTACCAATATAAAATAAGCATTTAGAATGCAGCATACTCTGTGTCCACAGCTGGCACACTTCACTTTCTGTAAGAGCTTCAACACCATAGTAGGCTTGATACTCTAGTTTTGGCAACAGGAATATGGGAGTTGGCTGAAAAAGAGAAGATAACAGAAAAATTAGCACTCACTGTCCAAAACCATCCACAATTTAACCAgattttgtagttaaaataacCACAGTCCTCCACCACAGCTGAAGTAACAAATACGTTTCAGAGATTTCGTCTGAAGGTTCACAATTTATGAAATCCACAGTACAAACTTCAGAGTACAGAGAATTTATAGAGAAAGGTGAAatagacagggaaaaaaagaaaaaaaaaaggcctggGCAAGCTCttacaaataataaaattctGACACTTAGTAATTTTTCCATGTGACTAAATTAATTTCAAGTTTGCACTTCTGTGCTCTACTGCCCTCTGCAgcaatttaagaaaaaacacacaatatttctcattatcctatTATTAGCAGAATTCTGCCATTTATCACTGCTGTCAGAATCTCACCTGAAATTAGAACCTAATGCTTGGACTCTCATTTGAAATCAGAGGCTATCCTAACTAGTGAGTTAATGAGCACTGTCAATTCTCACTGACAACCCACAGTTTAAATTTCAgcagaaatttaaaacaaaaataaacaagtaaTTGGTTTCTGAATAATGAAGCAGTTATTCCCAGGCATTTATGAGCAGTGGATCAATAGCAAAAAGATGGTATTTCTTCACAATAAGATTCTAAGCACAGACTCTTGGCAAGTAATTGGcgttaaaattattatttccattTCAATGAAGCATAGACACCTCACAAAACACCTGCCTGCTGTAATTCTGGGATTCTCAGGAGGGACATACCACAACAAATTTGCTGAATGATTCACAGGACTCTAAAAAATTGCAAATTACTGAGAATTACAGAATAAAGTTTCCTTCTCTTCATGCTGCAAGGAGGATTTTGATTACAGCTGCATTCAAACCACTTAATTCCATGAGATAAACTATTTGCTAAGAAATGCCACAGTATTTTCAAGCAGAACAAATAGAATCTCTTTTTGTGTTCTCTGTTGTTCATTTTATCTCCTATTTCTCTGCTTAACAAGGCATAATAACAATGCTGAATCCTGTTTGAAAGTATTTATGATCACGAAAATTCTCAAATCCTTGGGCCAAACCCCTAATTACTCCATTAACTTTTAAGAATAgttcaaaattacatttttttatgtAAGTATCTTCACCCAGGCATATTACTGTAGTCAAAAATGAAGAATCACTTCCTTAACTTCTAATCAAGTAGCTTTAAAGAGATCACAGTTATTCTTCCCTGTCCTGCTACAACAAATATTTACTTACAGAAGACACATGGCAGAGTCCCAACTGTCTCAGTAAAAGCATAAATGCTATCAAGGACTGGGAATCCCACAAATGCCAGTTGAGCacaattgttaaaaaaaaaaaccaaaaaccaaaccaaaacaaacaaaaaaaaaaaagctgaaaacaaaatctttaccttttgggcttttttctttttctggtatTGTGTCGGTGACTTGACTTTCTGCACACTGCAGCGCACGAGTAACAAGAGATCATTCAAACTGAAGAGCTTGTACACAACATTGCCTTCCTCAGGTGCTTGATACTCTGAAGGGTCTTCCTTGAGCAGCTGAAGTTCACTTGGCAGCTTTGctagagaaaaagaataaaccagaaaattaCAAGCTTGGACATTTTTTACAATGAAGCTGATTAGCTTTGTTCACTTGCAGTAGAGTTTtttgttcaggtttttttttttttttcactctagGATCTGTTTTGTTTCCTATGATTTAGGGGGGAAAACTACTTTGTTAGGCACAAAAAattcatatattaaaaaaattaaaataattacatttggGAAATGTTCATTCTTTAAGagtacatttttaaataatccCACATCATTAGATTTCTCATGCAAACAAAAAGAACTCCAAATGTGAGACTCCGTTCTTGTATGAATATAGTtcaaaagctgctttttaagCCACAGTCACTCAGcacaaaggagagaaaaaatttatttccaatGAATGGCTCCTGAGAGCTGCCACCCATTCATCAGGCACTGAAGTAATGCAGGTCTCAGGTCTGGATGGCAGCACAAGTCTCCACATCACAGAGTTCAATCTGGACACCAGCACATTCAAGAGGTGCTACTGCATCTCCCAGGGCAGCTTTAACAAACATCCCTTCAACCCTTAGAAACATTTTAACAAAACCTTTCAAATAAACATGGTAGACTCCACATTGGTTTACTGAAAATGTTTTGTCCTGCAGCTATGTCTCAAAACCACACCTACAAATAGGGATTGCTGTAGTGCTAtgaacaaatacatttttaacattCAATTTAGAGTTTATGAGCATGCACACTGTGGGAGATATTATCCAGGGaactggaaataattttctgttagTAAAATATATAACTCAAATCTGGCTCTGTGCAAAATAGACATGCAAAGAGGTTTCTCAGCTTGCTATAGAACTTTCAAATTGCAGAATTATGCTTTCTATTCCTACAAAGTCACTTTTCAGCACATTGGCATTATTGGTTTCATAagctctattaaaaaaaattctattatAAAACATCTGAATTCTATACTCCATCTTTTTAACACAGAGATAAATAAAGCATCATTCCTTTCAGCCTTTCAAATTCAGGGAGGAGACATGGTCTTAGTGATTATTCAGTTGAAGCAATAAAAATGTAGGAAATGGTAACACAGTTTCAACTAAAATGGAATTAACTGTGTTAACCTACAGATTAAGTCATTAATTCCTACGTGATCAAATACACCTCTCCTCAGAAAATACCAAACATGTTTTCCCAACAAAAAGCACAGATTTGTTGGAATTAAATATCTAAGAAGAGTATCTTTCCTGACACAACCTGTCTGGTTTCCTGCATATTTATCTAACACAATAAAGTGTTCCTAACTTCAGCTGTACAGAGTTCAGATGCAACTTGGGCACGTGAAGGAAAACCTCCAGGGCCATGGTCCCCAGGATCTTCACGACTTGTAATTCTGGGCTAAGATCCAGATGCAGCATAGATTCAATACCCAGCTAATGGCCTGAAAACTTGGAGAGGTGGATTGTAGTGAATCCTCATTTGCTTTCTGGGACAGAGTGCTGGGAGTTAAGCAACAGCAACTGAACCAGGAAGctcaaaactgaaaatatagaaatttaatttccccccccatttttaattgcataatttgattaatttttattctacaaaaaattaaaataattctacTTTTGATTGACAAGAAACTACTTTTGCAAACTAGTCTactcaaatatttaaatttccATGCAAAAAAAACTCATTCCACTACTAAATTACTTATCTTCTTAAGAACCTGGGTATAACAACTTATTTCTCTACAAGAAAAGAGTATTTCACATTCACCTCTGTGGACAAACAGCTCCCAGTGTTCCCTTCTGTGTGCAAGACAGTAATTCCCACACAGAAAAGGTACTGTTAACTTGAGCCACATCTCTAAATAGATGTAAGAGATGCACTATTGACATGCTGGGTTCAATCTTCCTCCTTACACAATGACCACACTTACTCTTTGGCACTCCCTCAAAAAGCCACGTCCAGGTATTTCTACAGGAGCTGGGGGGATtggaggctggggctggcacagtTTCTGTGCTGGAGGTCACCAAGGTTTTTGGAAActgaggcagctgggctggcacagcatTAGAATTATCACAGCTCATCACTGGCTCATGAGCTTTTTGGGAAGGGGACTTGAGAAGTTCAGTTTGCATTTTCAAAATTTGCCCAACAGGATCCAATTCTTTGGATAACTTTCTTGGAGGTTTCTTGGAGGCTTTTTTCGCCTGATCCATGGTATCTGAGCAGTCAGTGATGCTTGCTAAAGGACTCTGTATAGTGCAAGGAGATCTTCTACCTTCTTCTGAGGTAGAAGAAACAGCGGTTGGTACAGCTGGTCCACAAGAAGCAGTGGTTTCACATTCTGAATCAATCACCAAACGCTCTTCATCCGTGTCACTATCACATAAAGAAGTGTAAGTCTCTTTTTTCTGCGCAGCATCAGGCTCTTTCTCAGAACTCAATGCAACACATAAAGGATCTAATTTTGTTTCACTGTCCAGTACTTCCTTAGAAACGACATCCGGTGCTTTGTTCAGTCCTACCTCCACTGACTGAAAGCTTTTACAAGGAGAATGTTCTTGAGGGCTGAAGCGTGGAATGCCATCTAATGATGGAAGCTGCATGCTGGCACATGCTGAACCTTTTTGCTCAGAAAGggtgttttcctcttcttcatcTCCTTTGTTTATGGCAGATGAATTCTTCCCCTCCATTTTTAGGCCATGAGATAAAATTTTAGCAGTGTTAGTAGCTGCAGGAAAAGTAGTTTCCATTTTACAAGCTCTTGAGAGCTTGGTCGTTGCTCCAAAAGTTTCAAGCTCTGTAACATCATCATCAAAGTCCATCCCTGTGTCATCTGGAGGAGGAACTGTCCTGCACTGGTAGGTGTCAGAACACACCTAACCACAGGGACGAGAAAgtcataaaattaaaaaacaccaaaacaattaaacaaaacaagaaacaagACACTGTCaaactgaaaacacaaaaaatgttCTACCATCCATACTTGACTATTAGGAAAGAGGACCAGTAAttgaaaaacaatttttcttgtttcctgtTGAGTATCTTGGGTCCTATGAGTTGAAAGGCCTTTCTAAAGAGTAAAAGTTCACAAAACTTTTTCCACTAAAGCAAACTGATCAAAAGACATTTTATTAAGTAAACATTAAAGCTGAGATGCCCATGTAGAAGCATTTAAAGGAACTAGACAGACATTTTCTAACAGGGTCTAACTCAGCAAGAGAAAAACCACTAACAGAAAACCTGAATTTCTCTTTATCACAGGAAAAGCAACTTAGGAATTTTAACacaggtttttggttttgcttatttttaataatacgTGAATCTACATACATCCCACTGAAACATGTTGTCCTCAGTTGGTTTGTCCATTGATACATCAGAAATTGGAACATAAGAAGTTTTAGTTGCTAGGAAATCCATCGGAACTTCATGGAACATTTGATTCCTCTCTCGTACTGTCATTTCTTTTCTCAGAAGAGGTGGATCAACATAAACCACTTTAGCTGGTTTGCTACCTTTTCAAGAATGAAAAGAGATTGAGCACATAttaaatgaaaggaagaaagactTATGTAATTCAAATAATAAATCTTTCAGCTTCCAATTACAGTCAAATCCACTGCACATACACaccagaaaaaatgaaaaatgatccttTCATTCATTAACAACAGAAGATAAAAGTATGTCCAGATATGGTGAGAATTATTATGATCCTGCAGCAGCAATACACACCACATTAACAGCTGACCGTATTTCAAACGCAGTTCTAAGCAGAGAATTTATAAAATAAGAACTGAGGATTCATCATTTCCTATACAGCATCATCAAATGTATCCTGTTTTGCAAAAacatcttttcttcttccttgctTGAAAgtcaattcttttttttttaagtctcaTTGCCCAAGTGATAGCTGCTGTTTATTTCTCTTCTAATCACTTaactctgagctctgctgccccactccTTTGTTTGCACCTTAACTCACTTACCCATGTGAATCAcccaaaaataacaaaaataaaagcaataccCTGCCCATCACAACAGAGAAAGCCAAGGCACATGGTGAACACAGCCTCCCTGTTTTATGAGCACAAGTAAATTACAGCAAGGGGTTGGTTACAGGGAAACGTGGAAAAGGAAGGCACAGGGAAACCCTTCAAAACCACTGTGTATTTCTACCACCATCTGAACACGCTTTAGGTATTAATTTTGGATCCaaaaattaagtttaaaaaCTGTAATGCTGCTACAAAAGAAGTCAGGCATTATTTTTACTgataaagtaatttaatttccaTAGGAAAGTGAAAATTTGTAAACGTTGCAGGTATTTGATAGCTTATTTACTATCTGTAAGTCTGCTACAGAAACCTGTATAAGAAGCACAGAAGGATATTCCAACACAACAAACATTATAAACATTTGAATAAACCatactgtgtttaaaaaaaaagtgtaaggGAGGAAATTTATATTCAGATTACTGAAGAAGTGACAAGGAAAGTAAAGTAGTCAGGTGAGTTCATcactttattaaaataatttctcctgtAATTGAAAAAATTATCTTCATGGACATTCATTCCTTATTTACTATGCTATGATGTAAACAGATCCTTTTAGTTCCAGAAAATGTTTGCTCTTTGCTTTTTCATTAAATTTCAGAATTTCTCTGGTTTCTTATTTTACTGAAATCAGTTCACTTGATAATTTTAACAGCTTCATGCAGTTGTTTTCCTTCAAGAACAACAACTTAcagttttgaaaagcaaaactggTTTTAACTAGTTTTtggatttggctttttttccccccaggtgGAAAATGTCCAAATTCAACAGTTTATGGTGGTAATTGCAGAGGTTGTTACTCTTCTCAGTAACAAGGTGGAAAAAAGTATAGGAAACAATATCCAGTGACCCTGGATCagctttccagcttttctggaCAAACtgcaccccctccccccctACCCAAAGttttaataacaaaaacatcccaTACCTGCAACAGTGATCATTTTAACACAAACTGGAATTTCCCACTGTTCCTTGTAGTTCAGTCCATGATTATTCAGTAAAGTAAATAATGACTGATTACTTAAAACAACTTGAGGACAGTATTTCAAAGCAagtttttctgcatttgaatCTGAACTAATAttctaaagaggaaaaaaaaagttatttcttcCAAAGTTGTTCTTTTAAGAAATACACAAATTTAAATTTACAAGAAAAACtccaaacccaaccaaaaatGGATATATACAACCCCTACCCCCTCAAAAAGTCCAGACTACCAGAGTGCCAGGCTTCAATTTGAAATGAAGGTGAAAAAAACATCCCTGAAGGTTTTCAGCTGAATCTACTGCATTCATTTTGCAGCATAAGAAAATACAACTTTTAAACTTGCATTTTCAGTTAGACACATTTCAATTACTAGGCTGAATAGGAATTTAGATAATCATGAAATATGGCAGTGtgctgaagcaaaaaaaaaaaaatcccccaaaccagaTTAACCCACAAATATACACAACAGATCTTCTTACGAGTTAAGCAACAGCACAATAAAGAGATCTAATATTGAAGCATGGTTACAACTGCACAGCTGTTTCAATATTGATTAGATATAAAGAACCTTAAAACAAATATAAACCCATCAAGAATACAAATTCAgaattgaaataataaaattgttaCATTTTACAAGTATACATTTCCATGAAGGAAAGAGGCTGGGAATGCTCATGAGGTTGAAGAACATCATCAAGGACTGCTAAGATAATGGGAGCCCAGGAGCATTGAGGACCATGAGAAAAGTAAGAAAACCCCGGTTATGCTCTTTTTCCTGCCACCTCAGACATCACCAGAAGGGCTCTGTTTACAGCACTAACATCTTTGAGGCTTATACCATTCTCCTGCATCACCTCTGCTCCTTTCTTCAGCAAGTGTCTCTGAAATTACAGTGCTTCTGTCTAAAGATTCATTTTTGGTATGCGAAGAAACTCATTAAAATAGCTGATAAAAAATTATGTGGTATAAACAGTCAAAAACCTCAGTTCTACAGAATGAAAGCTCCCTGATTTTCGCAGTAGAACACAAACAAACACCAGCTATTTAATGGTCCAAAGCAGTCTAAAAACTGTTCAATACATAAAAAGGATCAGATTGCACTTTTGTAAAAAATATGccttaaaaataacaataaaaaggTTACTTACATTATGCATAACATGAGCCTTTTTTTCTGGGGTTATAATAGATGTAACAGTGCTATAATCGGTGGGCAGCTGAACAGGCATGGAAGGGAAATCTGTTTTACCACGTCTTGCTGTACCCTGGGGGAAATCAAACAGCATCAAAAAACAGCTTTCACAGCAATCATGCTCACCCAACACTGCATTTCTTATGAAGAAAAGTATTAGAAATTTATACAGGTCCATTATAAAGTTACCTGATATGAGAAAACGTACTATTAATACAATCTTTTTATGGCAAACATCTGGTGAAAAGGGTTAACAGACTTattaccaaaataattttattaaagttttaattaataatttaaactaTAAATTATAAAATCTAACTCAAGAACTGAGAAATAATTGCAAAAATCCCTAATCCTTGCCTAACACAACTCTGATGTAATTCTActtaaaaacccacaaacccaaTCTGTGTACATAAGGTATTACCAttgcaagaagatttttttccagcctaaagGTCAGCTGTGTATGAAACTTTCCTCCCATGATACTCATGATCTCCTGCAGGGTGTAAAACTCTGGATACTTCTGCACATGTCCAATACATGCATGTAGCAATTCctaacacaaaaagaaaaataatttatgcatTTGTATCTTTCATAAgaaagggggatttttgggggatttttttaattttgaaaagtttCTTCTGCAATTTCAAGTGGCATTTAAAAAACTTACAGGTACCAATACGGATCTATAATACTTTCACAATCACTGCTATGAGAACTACAATATATTCCAGGTTCTCCTCAGCCCTTCACAAACAAGGCTGACAATGTATGCACACAACTCAGGCCAATCATTAAAAACATGCAGTTTAGTACAGTCTGAAATGTGCTAAAccaggtaattttctttttagttatTTATCTTGGCTTTTAGAgggagtaattttttttttgtgttaccACCCAGCATACACTAAGCCAATCCCAATATTTagggggcaaaaaaaaaaaaaaaagaaagcaagatgTTTGTCTTCACATGTACCCAAACTCTGTGTTAACCCAGTAAAGAGAAAGTTTAATGAGCTTTTTTCAAAACCATGCTATAAACCCAAGAATGATGCATGAAGTTGCATCCATGTTTGATCTTAGAATCATCAAAGTGGATATTTAACACAGCATGAACTTGCAGAGGGTTATGATTAAAGCCTGAGTAACTTCCAATTAAAGTCACTTTATAACGTGCTACTGTGACATGCTACTAAGCTTTCCTGTGGAGGTAAGCTTAGCATTCTGTCCAGCGGTGTAAATCTAGGAGCCACCTCTTAATGGCACACTTAAAATGCAGCTCCTCCTTTCCCGAATATAAAGAAGCAATTTATTTATCtgatgaataaatatttttgcagtgaTTCCATCTATGACATCTTTTTGGCTCCAATGACCCGTGGGCCAAGC containing:
- the ICE2 gene encoding little elongation complex subunit 2 isoform X3 — encoded protein: MQAAESLEGEAKSPADEHPLPEPRLPYPFTSCLTEKEQKTYLYLMTKFSKIRNHFQVNEASQREFFTYMQMKEVVNNEIAEFMKFAQNAAKSCAQDYDAISQDALRYTEELLHACIGHVQKYPEFYTLQEIMSIMGGKFHTQLTFRLEKNLLAMGTARRGKTDFPSMPVQLPTDYSTVTSIITPEKKAHVMHNNISSDSNAEKLALKYCPQVVLSNQSLFTLLNNHGLNYKEQWEIPVCVKMITVAGSKPAKVVYVDPPLLRKEMTVRERNQMFHEVPMDFLATKTSYVPISDVSMDKPTEDNMFQWDVCSDTYQCRTVPPPDDTGMDFDDDVTELETFGATTKLSRACKMETTFPAATNTAKILSHGLKMEGKNSSAINKGDEEEENTLSEQKGSACASMQLPSLDGIPRFSPQEHSPCKSFQSVEVGLNKAPDVVSKEVLDSETKLDPLCVALSSEKEPDAAQKKETYTSLCDSDTDEERLVIDSECETTASCGPAVPTAVSSTSEEGRRSPCTIQSPLASITDCSDTMDQAKKASKKPPRKLSKELDPVGQILKMQTELLKSPSQKAHEPVMSCDNSNAVPAQLPQFPKTLVTSSTETVPAPASNPPSSCRNTWTWLFEGVPKTKLPSELQLLKEDPSEYQAPEEGNVVYKLFSLNDLLLLVRCSVQKVKSPTQYQKKKKAQKPTPIFLLPKLEYQAYYGVEALTESEVCQLWTQSMLHSKCLFYIGHIDAFTSKLIMLEKISPATLREKLGLIKPANSLNILHHVLKKVSDLEEGSYLLTHAAGDSSVAIYKSSLDKSTRSSYNLHKAHCDLPAVPATLSVPWVPLDPSLPLPYHIIHGRVPCTFPPAPREGWKQKMAGVKGQSDTPHEGRPVAMETKGKPAKPVRNEGVAPKKLRKNFCKQRKVKKKWKTKFNKMQLK
- the ICE2 gene encoding little elongation complex subunit 2 isoform X1; this encodes MAAAGPPLTWDIPPKNGQEVFFSHELYEKYSLSPSLSELWHLSNREANKNVEALANSSENRQACSMQAAESLEGEAKSPADEHPLPEPRLPYPFTSCLTEKEQKTYLYLMTKFSKIRNHFQVNEASQREFFTYMQMKEVVNNEIAEFMKFAQNAAKSCAQDYDAISQDALRYTEELLHACIGHVQKYPEFYTLQEIMSIMGGKFHTQLTFRLEKNLLAMGTARRGKTDFPSMPVQLPTDYSTVTSIITPEKKAHVMHNNISSDSNAEKLALKYCPQVVLSNQSLFTLLNNHGLNYKEQWEIPVCVKMITVAGSKPAKVVYVDPPLLRKEMTVRERNQMFHEVPMDFLATKTSYVPISDVSMDKPTEDNMFQWDVCSDTYQCRTVPPPDDTGMDFDDDVTELETFGATTKLSRACKMETTFPAATNTAKILSHGLKMEGKNSSAINKGDEEEENTLSEQKGSACASMQLPSLDGIPRFSPQEHSPCKSFQSVEVGLNKAPDVVSKEVLDSETKLDPLCVALSSEKEPDAAQKKETYTSLCDSDTDEERLVIDSECETTASCGPAVPTAVSSTSEEGRRSPCTIQSPLASITDCSDTMDQAKKASKKPPRKLSKELDPVGQILKMQTELLKSPSQKAHEPVMSCDNSNAVPAQLPQFPKTLVTSSTETVPAPASNPPSSCRNTWTWLFEGVPKTKLPSELQLLKEDPSEYQAPEEGNVVYKLFSLNDLLLLVRCSVQKVKSPTQYQKKKKAQKPTPIFLLPKLEYQAYYGVEALTESEVCQLWTQSMLHSKCLFYIGHIDAFTSKLIMLEKISPATLREKLGLIKPANSLNILHHVLKKVSDLEEGSYLLTHAAGDSSVAIYKSSLDKSTRSSYNLHKAHCDLPAVPATLSVPWVPLDPSLPLPYHIIHGRVPCTFPPAPREGWKQKMAGVKGQSDTPHEGRPVAMETKGKPAKPVRNEGVAPKKLRKNFCKQRKVKKKWKTKFNKMQLK
- the ICE2 gene encoding little elongation complex subunit 2 isoform X2, yielding MLEANKNVEALANSSENRQACSMQAAESLEGEAKSPADEHPLPEPRLPYPFTSCLTEKEQKTYLYLMTKFSKIRNHFQVNEASQREFFTYMQMKEVVNNEIAEFMKFAQNAAKSCAQDYDAISQDALRYTEELLHACIGHVQKYPEFYTLQEIMSIMGGKFHTQLTFRLEKNLLAMGTARRGKTDFPSMPVQLPTDYSTVTSIITPEKKAHVMHNNISSDSNAEKLALKYCPQVVLSNQSLFTLLNNHGLNYKEQWEIPVCVKMITVAGSKPAKVVYVDPPLLRKEMTVRERNQMFHEVPMDFLATKTSYVPISDVSMDKPTEDNMFQWDVCSDTYQCRTVPPPDDTGMDFDDDVTELETFGATTKLSRACKMETTFPAATNTAKILSHGLKMEGKNSSAINKGDEEEENTLSEQKGSACASMQLPSLDGIPRFSPQEHSPCKSFQSVEVGLNKAPDVVSKEVLDSETKLDPLCVALSSEKEPDAAQKKETYTSLCDSDTDEERLVIDSECETTASCGPAVPTAVSSTSEEGRRSPCTIQSPLASITDCSDTMDQAKKASKKPPRKLSKELDPVGQILKMQTELLKSPSQKAHEPVMSCDNSNAVPAQLPQFPKTLVTSSTETVPAPASNPPSSCRNTWTWLFEGVPKTKLPSELQLLKEDPSEYQAPEEGNVVYKLFSLNDLLLLVRCSVQKVKSPTQYQKKKKAQKPTPIFLLPKLEYQAYYGVEALTESEVCQLWTQSMLHSKCLFYIGHIDAFTSKLIMLEKISPATLREKLGLIKPANSLNILHHVLKKVSDLEEGSYLLTHAAGDSSVAIYKSSLDKSTRSSYNLHKAHCDLPAVPATLSVPWVPLDPSLPLPYHIIHGRVPCTFPPAPREGWKQKMAGVKGQSDTPHEGRPVAMETKGKPAKPVRNEGVAPKKLRKNFCKQRKVKKKWKTKFNKMQLK
- the ICE2 gene encoding little elongation complex subunit 2 isoform X4 is translated as MKEVVNNEIAEFMKFAQNAAKSCAQDYDAISQDALRYTEELLHACIGHVQKYPEFYTLQEIMSIMGGKFHTQLTFRLEKNLLAMGTARRGKTDFPSMPVQLPTDYSTVTSIITPEKKAHVMHNNISSDSNAEKLALKYCPQVVLSNQSLFTLLNNHGLNYKEQWEIPVCVKMITVAGSKPAKVVYVDPPLLRKEMTVRERNQMFHEVPMDFLATKTSYVPISDVSMDKPTEDNMFQWDVCSDTYQCRTVPPPDDTGMDFDDDVTELETFGATTKLSRACKMETTFPAATNTAKILSHGLKMEGKNSSAINKGDEEEENTLSEQKGSACASMQLPSLDGIPRFSPQEHSPCKSFQSVEVGLNKAPDVVSKEVLDSETKLDPLCVALSSEKEPDAAQKKETYTSLCDSDTDEERLVIDSECETTASCGPAVPTAVSSTSEEGRRSPCTIQSPLASITDCSDTMDQAKKASKKPPRKLSKELDPVGQILKMQTELLKSPSQKAHEPVMSCDNSNAVPAQLPQFPKTLVTSSTETVPAPASNPPSSCRNTWTWLFEGVPKTKLPSELQLLKEDPSEYQAPEEGNVVYKLFSLNDLLLLVRCSVQKVKSPTQYQKKKKAQKPTPIFLLPKLEYQAYYGVEALTESEVCQLWTQSMLHSKCLFYIGHIDAFTSKLIMLEKISPATLREKLGLIKPANSLNILHHVLKKVSDLEEGSYLLTHAAGDSSVAIYKSSLDKSTRSSYNLHKAHCDLPAVPATLSVPWVPLDPSLPLPYHIIHGRVPCTFPPAPREGWKQKMAGVKGQSDTPHEGRPVAMETKGKPAKPVRNEGVAPKKLRKNFCKQRKVKKKWKTKFNKMQLK
- the ICE2 gene encoding little elongation complex subunit 2 isoform X5; the protein is MAAAGPPLTWDIPPKNGQEVFFSHELYEKYSLSPSLSELWHLSNREANKNVEALANSSENRQACSMQAAESLEGEAKSPADEHPLPEPRLPYPFTSCLTEKEQKTYLYLMTKFSKIRNHFQVNEASQREFFTYMQMKEVVNNEIAEFMKFAQNAAKSCAQDYDAISQDALRYTEELLHACIGHVQKYPEFYTLQEIMSIMGGKFHTQLTFRLEKNLLAMGTARRGKTDFPSMPVQLPTDYSTVTSIITPEKKAHVMHNNISSDSNAEKLALKYCPQVVLSNQSLFTLLNNHGLNYKEQWEIPVCVKMITVAGSKPAKVVYVDPPLLRKEMTVRERNQMFHEVPMDFLATKTSYVPISDVSMDKPTEDNMFQWDVCSDTYQCRTVPPPDDTGMDFDDDVTELETFGATTKLSRACKMETTFPAATNTAKILSHGLKMEGKNSSAINKGDEEEENTLSEQKGSACASMQLPSLDGIPRFSPQEHSPCKSFQSVEVGLNKAPDVVSKEVLDSETKLDPLCVALSSEKEPDAAQKKETYTSLCDSDTDEERLVIDSECETTASCGPAVPTAVSSTSEEGRRSPCTIQSPLASITDCSDTMDQAKKASKKPPRKLSKELDPVGQILKMQTELLKSPSQKAHEPVMSCDNSNAVPAQLPQFPKTLVTSSTETVPAPASNPPSSCRNTWTWLFEGVPKTKLPSELQLLKEDPSEYQAPEEGNVVYKLFSLNDLLLLVRCSVQKVKSPTQYQKKKKAQKPTPIFLLPKLEYQAYYGVEALTESEVCQLWTQSMLHSKCLFYIGHIDAFTSKLIMLEKISPATLREKLGLIKPANSLNILHHVLKKVSESIIA